The Thalassolituus oleivorans MIL-1 genome includes the window ATTCAAACTGGGGCGTCGATATAAGGTCGCGATTCTCACCTGCTCTGGCATATTCAGTTTCAACTTACTTTCTAACCGTTGAATAACAGCATTAACGTTATAGCCGGTGCTAAAAACATCATCGACAATGAGCAAGTTGTCTTCCGCATTTAACCGCTCGATTAAATACTGAGTGCCGTGAACTCGAATTTCTTGCGGCGCATTCACCATACTTTGATACGCCGGCTGGCCTCGATATGACGTTCGTAAGGCAATATGGTCTGTCTTAACTCCCAATGTTTGCAGGCACTCTTGCACATAAATACCAACTGAACTGCCACCACGCCAAAGTCCGACAATGCAGGTGGGGCGAAAATCACTACGGAAAATTTCTACCCCTAAGCGGAAAGCGTCCTCAATGACGGCTTGTTCCGCGATAAATTGCTTCTGCATCACCTTTCCTCTTGTTAACCAAACCAGGTACAGGCTATGTTAACACTTGACCGATTGGTCAGATAATAACTTTGGCAGCTCTGCTTGGTAAACAGGAGATCGACATGAGTGACAAGCAATACCTCAGCGCGCAAGGGCTGCTCGAAGACTCATGGAAACTAGCTGAGCAAATACTTAAATCTGACTTTCGGCCAACCTTTATGATCGCCGTATGGCGTGGCGGCGTACCAATCGGCATCGCGGTACAGGAATATCTCAGCTATCACGGCATTGATACCGATAACATCGCCATTCGAACCTCGTCCTATCAAGGGATAGATCAACAAGCGCGGCAAGTGGCTGTGCATGGCCTCGGCTATTTAGTAAAAAATATTCAGCACTCTGATAGCTTGCTGATCGTCGACGATGTATTCGACAGTGGTCGTTCCATCGAAGCCATAGTCAATGAGCTAACCCGCCTAGCACGCCGCAATACACCACACGATATTCGCATTGCCGTTCCTTACTTCAAGCCAGCGCGAAATCGCACCAACCGAGTGCCCGACTATTACCTTTACGAAACTGACGCTTGGCTTAAATACCCTCATTCATTAGAGGGGTTAAGCACAGAGGAAATTCGTGATAACCGGCCAGAGCTTTACAACATTATCAAAGATTGCTTACCGCCAACGCCGTCGTAACAAGATGCGCCATCGTCAAAATTGATAACGTAGCTTCCTTAGCAAAATTATGTTTTTGTGAAATGACGATATCAAACTGACCTGTATCATTCCTATTTTTGTGTAAACACCGTAAGGTGAAATACCCAAATTAGGAGGCTCATCATGAAATCGGCACTGATCATTGGCGGCACTGTTGTTGCCATCATTGCGGCGATAAGCCTCTGGCCTGAAACCCCAGTTGCAGTTACCACCACTCCTGTTCAGGTTGGCAAGGTAGAGTCGTTAGTCTCCAACACTCGTTCCGGAACCGTGCAAGCCTGTTTACGCTCGCATTTATCCCTTACCCAAGGTGGGCAGGTGAATCAGTTATTAGTGCAGCAAGGCGATACCGTCGTCGCTGGGCAATTACTCATGACCTTGTGGAACGACGACATTAAAGCGGGCATCGCTCAAGCTCAGGCCCAAGTAGCCATCGCACAATCCAATAAAGCATCGCGCTGCCGCCAAGCTGAAGCCGATTTACGCGACGCCAAACGCCTGCGCGACTTACGCAAAAGGAACATGGCATCGGAAGAACAGCTAGATCGCTCCAATACCGTTGCCGACATCAGCCGTTTCGCCTGCGAGCAGCAAGATGCACAAATTCAGCAAGTACAAGCCGCCCTCGATTTACAACAAGCTCGTCTAGCGCAAACTGAATTACGCGCTCCGTTCGCCGGAATTATTGCCGAGGTTAACGGCGAAGTTGGCGAATATGCCACGCCCTCGCCTCCGGGCGTTGCCACCCCACCAGCCATTGATCTGATCAATCAAGAATGCCTGTATGTACGTGCGCCGATTGATGAAGTCGATGCTGCACAAGTCAAAATCGGCATGGAAACTCGGGTTACCTTAGATGCCTTCCAAGATCAAACATTCACAGGGCTTGTTAGCCGGATTGCACCCTATGTTCAGGATCTTGAAAAACAAGCGCGTACCGTCGATGTCGACGTCACACTCAGTAGCTTGCCACAAGATATCGACCTACTTATTG containing:
- a CDS encoding phosphoribosyltransferase gives rise to the protein MSDKQYLSAQGLLEDSWKLAEQILKSDFRPTFMIAVWRGGVPIGIAVQEYLSYHGIDTDNIAIRTSSYQGIDQQARQVAVHGLGYLVKNIQHSDSLLIVDDVFDSGRSIEAIVNELTRLARRNTPHDIRIAVPYFKPARNRTNRVPDYYLYETDAWLKYPHSLEGLSTEEIRDNRPELYNIIKDCLPPTPS
- a CDS encoding phosphoribosyltransferase; translation: MQKQFIAEQAVIEDAFRLGVEIFRSDFRPTCIVGLWRGGSSVGIYVQECLQTLGVKTDHIALRTSYRGQPAYQSMVNAPQEIRVHGTQYLIERLNAEDNLLIVDDVFSTGYNVNAVIQRLESKLKLNMPEQVRIATLYRRPSLNRTNLSPDFYLYETNDWLVFPYELKGLSREEIEQFKPSLAPLMHFP
- a CDS encoding efflux RND transporter periplasmic adaptor subunit yields the protein MKSALIIGGTVVAIIAAISLWPETPVAVTTTPVQVGKVESLVSNTRSGTVQACLRSHLSLTQGGQVNQLLVQQGDTVVAGQLLMTLWNDDIKAGIAQAQAQVAIAQSNKASRCRQAEADLRDAKRLRDLRKRNMASEEQLDRSNTVADISRFACEQQDAQIQQVQAALDLQQARLAQTELRAPFAGIIAEVNGEVGEYATPSPPGVATPPAIDLINQECLYVRAPIDEVDAAQVKIGMETRVTLDAFQDQTFTGLVSRIAPYVQDLEKQARTVDVDVTLSSLPQDIDLLIGYSADIEVITASRDNVVRIPTELLLEGNKVLTVQNDAIAEVPLTLGLTNWTWSEVTAGLKAGDAVINSLDIPDLNPGIKVKITPASDSGITKDD